The window AACCCAAGCGTCTCACGAAATTCGTTATCAGCGCCCTGTACGTGCTGACACCCCCAGCATCTTCAAGCTCCGAACGCTCCCCGGTACAGAAGTTCAAACGCATAATCATCTTTTTCATCCCGGTACTTCTGTTGCTCGGTGTTGTAACCTATTTTGTCATCAAGCACGTCAGCGACCGGAAGGTCTACTTGCTCTGCGATTCGCAAGCTTGTAGCGCGTTCGAAGTAATGCTCAGTAGGACCATAAACCACCATCTCAATCCGTGCGACAACTTCTACGCCTTCGTCTGTGACGGTTGGAACAAGGCTCAGTTGAAGTCTGTCTACCGAAGCCACTTGGACTACTTTCTGGCGTTGCTGAACGACAATCTCCAGGAAAATGTTCCTCGATATGGGCAGGACTCACATGAAAAGGCGGCAGCATTCTTTCAAGCGTGCAGAATGGCTGCACAGAAGAATCGTGGAGATACGCACGGCTTCAGAAATATTCTCTCTGAAAGCAACCTAGACTGGCCCAGCATCTCTGAGAAGGCGGACGTGCTCTTGTCATTGGCCAGGTTTTTCAGGATCCTTAGGATAACGAACCTTTTGAACATTGAGAACAGTAAAAACGTATTGGTCATTCATGGAGGTGGAGCAGAAGCTTCCAACTACAAGAAGAGGGCAGCCGTAATTGAAAACTCAGGAAGATACCAATGGTACTACGAGACATTTcaaaatgcaacaatgcaattTATGCTTCCATACTCCGAATTTTCGCAAATCGAAGTTGCAATACTCGATGATCTCACAAACTATAGCAAGGACACTAGCACGAACCCACCGAAGAACTTGCATGAGCTGGCGAACCTGACAAATGAAATTTCTTACGAGCGTTGGTTAAGGCTCGTGATAGAGGAGCTTGTCCTCCCTACAGATGCCCCGGTATTTATCAGCCAGGATGACTGCGATTACCTACGGGCGTTTAGCGGACTTTTGAACAAGATGGAAGAGAAGTACATTCACTACGAAGTAGGTTGGATCATGGTGCAACAGTGCGCTCCCTTCATCAATAGGGAAGTCCTGGGCGCCTATGTGGGCGACTTTGACCCGTCCGACGCAGGAAAACGTGGAGATATACAAAACCGCAACCTCTGCCTCGACCTCACTGAAACCTACATGGGGTGGTCGATCTATGTGAAGTTTTCGGAGGTGTACGCTCCAAGCGCCTCTATAAGAGAAGTGCGTAAGATAATCGATGACATTGGCAAAGTCGCTTTTATTAGGACCGGGGCTGCAGAAGACAGCATGGGTGCAGGTTATGTCAACTCTTCATTGCGAGAACAGTTGCACTTGATGACGAAGTACCAAGACCGCTTTGAGGATTCCAATTTTCTGAGCGCCACATTCTTCAACATCAGTGACATGGGTCCTTTCATCTTCCAGAACTGGCGCAGAGTTGTTAACGATTTCCTCACGCGCGGAAACATGACCCTTTGGGAGCTGGTCAGCACACATTTCATTTTTGGATTACTCGCCACGAGTGAGGCCTACAATCTTTACAATAAAGCTGATGACATGTACTTGTTACCACCTTACGCGATGATGCTTCCACTGTACGACAATAACGTCATGAGTGCAGTCAAGCACGCTGCCTTAGGATCAGCCATCGCTTCGGCGGCCATCGCTATGACCGGGTCTTCCAACAGGAGCAAAGGCTCAGTCAGAAATCAATCTCTTGACGAGCACACGAACAAACAAGTGCGTGATGCGGCAGCTGCGCTAGAGATAGCCTGGGAAGCATACAGGAAAGCAACGGAAAATGCTGAGGATGTTCGACTTCGTCATCTGCCACATTTGTCGTCCGACGCAATCTTTTTGTGGCTACGTGTTATATTCTGTGTGGCCAGCCTGCTAACACTTACCCAGCATTGCGATGCAACGAGCCCTTGAAACATCGACCTCAGTTCACTCGAACTTTTTCTTGTTATGATGTCTCGTTTAATGATCCTGAGTTGAAGCTCTACGACCTACGTCCTCTGTAGATGTCACCTTTATTCCTGTATGAGATCGCCACGTGACCAAAGCTAGTTTATATGGCATGCTAGGAAATATTGCCAAGTTAAATATATGCTCGAGGAGATAGCTCCTAACGGTTTCGTTGTGCTTTCTTAAACTGGGGTGACGTCAGGGGAGAAATGTCTGGATTGGTATTGGTTCGCGTACATAACGCCGCTAGCGTCGAAGTGCAGAACGCGATACCTTTTCAAATCTGCCTGATATAGCAGACTgctgttcttctgggcccagaagagcAGTCTATGTTAAATATATCAGCGGctgtcgtcctgaggcaattcccgtCATACATATACTGTGGTATTAACTTTCGATAGGTTTCTGTGGTCATTGGACCATACCATGGCTAAGCCGTCCTACCGATAAACATGTACCAAAGAGTTGGTGAAAAATATTGAACCGCACTTCAGCCTCGAGAGGTCGAAATTTACACAAAAGCCG of the Ornithodoros turicata isolate Travis unplaced genomic scaffold, ASM3712646v1 ctg00000864.1, whole genome shotgun sequence genome contains:
- the LOC135375450 gene encoding uncharacterized protein LOC135375450; translated protein: MADSPTTSRPVSHLRLPRKPKRLTKFVISALYVLTPPASSSSERSPVQKFKRIIIFFIPVLLLLGVVTYFVIKHVSDRKVYLLCDSQACSAFEVMLSRTINHHLNPCDNFYAFVCDGWNKAQLKSVYRSHLDYFLALLNDNLQENVPRYGQDSHEKAAAFFQACRMAAQKNRGDTHGFRNILSESNLDWPSISEKADVLLSLARFFRILRITNLLNIENSKNVLVIHGGGAEASNYKKRAAVIENSGRYQWYYETFQNATMQFMLPYSEFSQIEVAILDDLTNYSKDTSTNPPKNLHELANLTNEISYERWLRLVIEELVLPTDAPVFISQDDCDYLRAFSGLLNKMEEKYIHYEVGWIMVQQCAPFINREVLGAYVGDFDPSDAGKRGDIQNRNLCLDLTETYMGWSIYVKFSEVYAPSASIREVRKIIDDIGKVAFIRTGAAEDSMGAGYVNSSLREQLHLMTKYQDRFEDSNFLSATFFNISDMGPFIFQNWRRVVNDFLTRGNMTLWELVSTHFIFGLLATSEAYNLYNKADDMYLLPPYAMMLPLYDNNVMSAVKHAALGSAIASAAIAMTGSSNRSKGSVRNQSLDEHTNKQVRDAAAALEIAWEAYRKATENAEDVRLRHLPHLSSDAIFLWLRVIFCVASLLTLTQHCDATSP